The Brassica oleracea var. oleracea cultivar TO1000 chromosome C7, BOL, whole genome shotgun sequence sequence TATTAATTATCAACAAGATTTTTAAACTATATCTTTGTCAAAAAAAAAATTATCTTTAAACTATAATGCGACTTGTGGGTTTTATGTGCTGTAAGACATAAATTTTTGTGTAGTTTTTTTTTTTTTTTTTTTTTGATAACTCTGCTATCTTATCTGGGCAGCCACATTTCCAACTATCCTCTCGTAGGGGATTCAGCGCCTCAACGGAAGGGATGTTAAATCCGCTGTGGTCGGGGCTCGAATTCGTGATGGCGGACACCTCAGCCGAGGTTCCTATACCACCAGACCACGAGGTCCGGTTAATTTTTGTGTAGTTGTGAGACGTAAATTTACCATAATAAATTTAAACTGAATGAGAATAAATAATTAAACGACTTCTATTAATTATCACAAGATCTTTAAACTATAATGCGACTTGTGGTTTCTATTAATTATCACAAGATCTTTTCTTTAACAAAAAAAAAATGTGTAGATCTTTATGTGTAGTTATAAACATAAATTTTTATGCGTAGTTGTAACTTGTAGGACATAATTTTATCATAATAATTTAAAACTGAATGAGAAAAAAATAATTAACGACTTATATTAATTATCAGAGTCCCTAATTATTAACAAGATCTTTAAACTATAATGTGACTTGTAGTTTTTATGTGTAGATTTCTTTATGTGTAGTTGTAACTTGTAAGACATAAATCTTTGCGTAGTTGTAAGACATAAATTTACCATAATAATTTTAAACTGAATGAGAATAAATAAATAAACGACTTATATTAATTATCAACAAGATCTTTAAACTATAATGCGACTTGTGGTTTGTTGGGAAGAATACAAATTTGGCGAAACTGAGATATAATAAAACAAAAACAACAAATGTTAATTCTTGGTTATATTGATAATGTAATCAGAAAATTGTAAACAATTAAAGAGGGTGTGTTTGTGTTAGGAGGTGGTTGTACCGTATATGCATGGAGCTGGTGGGAGGAAGAAGAAGGGAGAAGAGAGGTGTCGGCGTTTTGGTTACTGCAAAGTGACACCATAACTAATTACAGTCCACATGTCTTTGTCCCTTCTTCTTCTCTTTGTTTTCTTTCTTACGAAATAATATTTAAAACTAATGCATTTAAATATTATTATCATGTAACAATATTGTTATTAAAATGGTGTTACAATGTAGATGCTCAACATAAACAAAGTAAACGCTTCATCTGATTTATAGTTACCACATACCAGAGCCAAGAGAGACTAGGAGAAACCAGCTTTATCATATCTTTAATAACTCATTGAGCTGAGTTAAAACAACTTTAAAACTAATCAATTTACCATGTGGTGTAAACATATTTTCTGTGAAGTATCAAATTCTATATGTTCAATGAAGAAAAAAGAGTGCTGAACGTGTGGGAAATCTATAAATAGATGCTCGCTAATTTAAATACTGTATATTTATAACATAACAAAAGTTGTGTGGTGATAGTGTGAGGTTTCATTCATCAACATTCACGAGGAGGCCAATTAATCTTAGGTTGGACTTTGCCTTACCCACAAAGGAATCATTTACTGAAATCCAGTTGCTATAACATGGCCCATATAATAAGGTGTATTCTTTTGGGCTTTATAGTAGCCCATCCATATGCTGGATTTGAAACTTTTTAGACATTATATGCTTCTTTTGATATCCGAGGATTGGCTAGTTAAGTATATAATCCACCTTTTGATGTGATACTGATATACGTAATAAGTCTAAAGTATACAGGTGGGCGCTTCTTTTTAGAACTTGTTTACAGATGATGAAGTCAAAATCACTTTAGTTAGTTTTTCTCCGTATAGCCACCCATCACTTTATTCTTTAATTGATTAAAAATGAGAATTTAGCGTAGTCTTTAAAACTCAATGTTTAAGGAAATGACGTAAATGGAGAGTGGAGATGCTGTTTTGAGTCACACAAAAGCAGCACGCTCTGCTTATCTTGAATGATCTTTAGCCCTGTTCGTTTTAAAGACGCCGGGACCAGCGGCTGCGGCCAATAATTACACTGTAACGGAAGTAAATTCATTGATGTTGAAACTAAAACAGACGCAAACTGATAATCAAGGGAAGGAAATCGGAGTTGCCGCAGTCGCTGATATTTTTAGCGTCGTGTTTACTGGTTTTTATTTGCCGCGGCGACTTAATAATCAGATCCGTTTTATCTTGACGGTGCTGTGTTTTCCGTAACCATAGAGAGAATTTTGAGTCGCTGCGGCGTTTGGCAGCGTTGATAAAACGAACAGGACTTTTATAAAGAAAGTGCACCATGAAAAAGTGAGTACCAGTAGACAATCTTTTCATCGTTTATTAAAATAAGAAAACATAGAAGAGTGGGAACAAATAGATTTTATGTGATTGGAGCCAAAGTCGAACGATGCCGTAGAATTCTCCAAACTTTGCCACAATGTCAAATTGTCAATAACTATCACTATTAATTTTCCCTCAAATTTACATACACGACAACAGTATTGGTTTGTTTTACGTTTTAGATATTAGAACCTCATCATTTTGTTTTGGTCGCAGAGATGAAATTTAAGAAAAACAAGAAAAAGGACCACACTTGCTTGGCTACGAGTCTAGTCGTTTCCCTAAGGACCAATCAGCAACGGCTATAGCCCCACTCACGGACTCACTCACACTTTCACTAGTGGCTCAAGACGCGAATTCCTACGCGCTTCACTTTCGCTACCCACAGTCCCAATGCGATTCTTCTCGGAAAACATAATTTTGACCGCCTCGGGTGAAAATAAAAAACACTGTTTTTTAAGAAATACATGATTCTGTTAACCAACAGCGCGGTAACTTTTACAAGATGTTTATGATAAATCCAGCACTTTTCTAACTTACATTCATAATGACTTGTACTAGTATAAAGTTTACGAAATAACATAAAAATGCACATGATAATAACGAAACTTACACGTACCATGTCATTTTCTCCTACCTACACAATTCAATGGAATGTTAGGTATAATTTGCACCATAAGTTAGTATTTTTCATATTTTGTAAAGTTGGTAATGCTGGAAAATAATAAATTAATCGATCCTGTTGGTACAAAATAAATATATTCACTGCCTAAAAACATTTCACCACAAGCACGTGATCCACTTCATAGCCCCAAACTCTCTCCTAGTCCAAACGGACTTTAGCTTTGCAAAAAAAAAAAGTGAAAAAAAAATGTCACGGAAGCTTTTTCTCTTCTTCCTCCTCCATGTCTCCGCCGGATTCTCATCATCGGAGCCGAACTACTTCAACTCCTTGCTTCCTTCCGACGCAGTTGCTTTACTCTCTTTCAAATCCACCGCCGATCTCGACAACAAGCTCCTGTATTCCCTCACCGAGCGTTACGACTACTGCCAATGGCGCGGCGTCAAATGCGCACAGGGGCGCGTCGTTCGCCTTGTTCTCTCCGGCGTCGGACTCCGTGGCTACTTCTCCTCCGCGACTCTCAGCCGTCTCGACCAGCTCCGAGTTCTGAGTCTCGAGAACAACTCCCTCTTTGGCCCGGTTCCTGATCTCTCCCCCCTCGTTAACCTGAAGTCTCTCTTCCTCAGCCGGAACGAGTTCAACGGAGCGTTCCCTCCTTCGATTCTCTCCCTTCACCGGTTAATGATTCTCTCTCTCTCCCACAACAACTTCACCGGTCAGATTCCGTCTGGGATAACCGCTCTCGGCCGGTTAACTTCATTAAATCTCGAGTTTAACCGCTTTAACGGCACGCTCCCGTCGCTTAACCAGTCGTTCCTGACTTCCTTCAACGTCTCCGTTAACAACTTAACGGGAGTCATCCCCGCTACACCGACTCTGTCTCGATTCGAAGCGTCGTCGTTTAAGTCCAACCCAGGGCTATGCGGGGAGATCATCAACCGAGCGTGCGCTTCTTCACGCTCGCCCTTCTTCGGGTCGAGTAACAAAACGACGTCGTCTTCTTCCTCGTCGCAAGCTCCGTTGGGGCAAAGCGCGCAGGCGCAGAACGGAGGAGCGGTGGTTATCTCTCCGGTTGTTTCAAAGAAGAAAGGTAAAGAGAATGGGTTGGTTCTGGGGTTCACCGTCGGTCTCGCGTCGCTTATCGTCCTCGGTCTCTGCCTCGTCGTCTTCTCTCTCGTGATAAAGAAACAGAACGATAACGAGATTTACGAACCGAGTCAAAAAGGAGACGCGTCATCCTCCTCTCAACAGCACCAGAATCAAGCTCTAAGCACAAGAGCCGTTCCAGTTTTGAATCCGAACTCAAACTCAAGCTCCGTGGAGAAGCTTCAGTTTCGAGCCGCCGCCACGGAGCCGCAAAGCCGAGTCCCAAACAGCGGGAATCTGATCTTCTGCGGCGGCGGGGAAGGAGGGGAGACGAGTCAAGGGATGTACACTCTGGAGCAGCTGATGCGAGCTTCGGCGGAGCTTTTGGGGAGAGGATCGGTAGGGATTACGTACAAGGCGGTGTTTGATAACCAGCTCATCGTGACGGTGAAGAGACTAGACGCGGCTAAAACGGCGGTGACGAGCGAAGAGGCGTTCGAGAATCACATGGAGATTGTTGGTGGACTCAGGCACCAGAATCTCGTTCCGATTAGAGCTTACTTTCAGTCAAACGGAGAGAGACTCATCATCTACGATTACCAACCCAATGGCAGCCTCTTCAATCTCATTCACGGTACGTTCATCTTCTTCGATCTTCGTAGGGTTTTAGTTTTTAAACTCAGCGAGTCACCACCGAGTTGAGAATTTACTTTTACTTTAATTAATCACCGTTTAGTTAAAATCATTAGTTTAAGGTCTTAATCATGATGACGTGGCAAATCGTAAGTTGTTTTGACTATAATTAACTATACTTTATTTTAAAAAACTTAAACCCTCAAGCACTGCACGAGTCTTTTCTGTGTGGCGGGTTTTGTGCACAGTTTATAGTAGTGAGAACTTGATGAACTGAAGCTGACCACACAGCGACAATCGCGGGTCTTACTTTTTGTAATAATTTATATTTTTATTTTTAAATTATGATTTTGTAATTTTTTTAATATTTCAATTTTAATGTTAAACTTCTATCGTATAAGTTTTATTTAAAACTTCTTTACATATGCTATCACTTATTCAAATAAAAAATTAATTAAATAATAAACTAAGGGACAATCAAAATCCCACTAATAATCTACTTAATCCCTTAGCTTAGGTCCTTTAAGATAAAAGTTTAATTAAAAATGATAAGGGACTTGAAACACAATTCCACCATTGTGGTTGCCCTTACTTTTTGTAATAATATTATATTTTTATAAAAAGGTTTTGTTCATTTGCTCTTTTTTTTTTCTTTTTTTTTTCTGAAGTCTCCGTTGAAATTACTTAGCATTAGTGGAAGAAGACAGAACCCTGGTGGAACTCTGTGCTGTTTTTTCACGTGAAATCTCATCTTTTTGCCATCACTCTGTCTCTACACCTTGCGTTAGTGCTTATATGCCGGACACATATTAAACATATTTTATTATTTTTACATGCACTTGTGTGATGAACCTTACGAATTACACTAAGAATGTTTGTTTCTGTTGTTGCTTCTTGCTCCTGTATTGGACCCAACACCAAATGTGACTAACTAATTCCAATATTTCACAGGTTCAAGATCCTCAAGAGCAAAGCCATTACATTGGACATCATGTTTAAAGATTGCAGAAGATGTTGCTCAAGGCTTATATTACATTCACCAAACATCGTCAGCATTAGTCCATGGAAACCTTAAATCAACTAACATCCTCCTCGGACATGACTTCGAAGCTTGTTTAACTGATTACTGCCTCAGCGTCTTAACAGATTCCTCTTCTTCTAATGATGATGATCCCGACTCTTCCTCTTACAAAGCCCCTGAGATCAGAAAATCATCTCGTAGACCAACTTCCAAATGCGACGTCTACTCGTTCGGTGTCTTGATCTTTGAGCTTTTGACCGGTAAGAACGCGTCCAGGCATCCGTTTATGGCGCCTCATGATATGCTTGATTGGGTTAGAGCAATGAGAGAAGAAGAGGAAGGAGCAGAGGATAATAGGCTTGGGATGATGACTGAAACAGCTTGTCTTTGCCGTGTGACGTCGCCCGAGCAAAGACCGACGATGAGACAAGTGATCAAGATGATTCAGGAGATTAAGGAGAGTGTTATGGCGGAAGAGAACGATCCTTTCCAGTGAAACCAATCTCGTAGGGCTTCCTCCGACAGTTTTCCCATGGGAGGGGGTTAATTTAGTCAAAATGAGAATATATATGCGTAAATGTAATTTTCTTAGGATGTGGGGTCGGATTTGTAACATCGTTGAACATTGCAGAGCAAAAGTCAAACAAAGATGCTTTTTTTTTTTTGTCTTTTCCGTAGATTATTCAAAACCAGATGTGTTCGCAAAATATAAAATTTTAAAACTACTCAAGGTCCGATCAGGGAGTTTCGCTTTAGGCTTCTGGCTTTAGAAATATGACTCTAGAGAATTTGACGGCTGTTATTTTAAAAAGTTTAAAAGATTGATTGGCATCAAAAGCTTAAGCTGTGACTGTTATAAATATATACTCATGTTTTGAAGAATTTTTTTGTTCCAATATATAAGATGTTTTCATATTTCTAGGTAACTTTAAGTTTATCAAAAATTGTGTAGCCAATCAAATTTAATAGTTCTATTTTGTAATTGGTTGAACAACTTTTAATTTATAATTTTAATGATATTTTTTAGATAAAAAGTAACTTTTTTAATAAGTGTGTTTTACCTAAAAAATCTTATATTCAGAAACAGAGAAAGTACTAGATTTTGATATGCGCTTAGAAAGCGCGAGTTTATTTTGATATTAAATAAATTCTTCTTATATAATTTATATATAAGATAATGTATAGGTTTTGGTACGTTTACCTGGGTGCACTGAACCGTACCAAACTGAAAAAAAACCAAAATTAAGCTGAATTTCATAAATAACCGAGCATATATTTTTGGAACCGAAAAATAGTAACCGAACTGAGAACCAAATGAGTACTTAAATTTTTAAAATACAAATTATATACCTACAAATATTAATTATATTTAATTTCTAAATAACCAAATATCCTAAATATACTATTTATAAACCAAGTTATGTAAAAAAATTATTTTTATTATTTTAAATAAGATTACAATTTATTAAATAAAAAATTATTAAAATTTAACGGATCCTATCTCATCTACTGATTGTTGATAAGAAAAGCAAATGGAATTGTTCTACCTGTTGGTTTTGTGTGTTTGATGAAGTGAGTTTTCTTCTTGTATTTATACTGAAATTTTTTTTTTTAAAATAGTAATTAATTTAATTTTTAATTTTTGTTTTGAATCTTTCGTAAATGTTTCCAATTACCTTTATGATAGTTTCTATGTTTTAATAAACTAATGTCTAATAATAGTAAGTTATATCTTTTTCTTCATGTTAAAAACCTAACTAATTAATGATAATTATTTTATTAATTATTGTACTTTTTGTTTTTTTTGTTTTGGTCAAAAATGAACAAAATACAAAAAAAAAGTCTTCCACGTTTTCTTTGTAAGAAAAAGAAGAAAAAGGGGTTTTAAAGCTTTAAAAAATAGTTGTTGAAAATAGTGAGCAAAAACACAGTTTTTATAAAAAAAAACGGCTTTCGAAGCTTTACAGTTTTTTTTTTTTTTCTCGTGATTTATTAAACAAGAACAAGAAATACAAGGAAATGTCAAAAAAAAAAGACAAACATAAAAGCTAAAAGCCAAAACACGAAGACCCAACTAGATAAAAAGCCCAAGAGGCCCACAAACATTACAACTTGCAGCCAGCAAGAGGAACCGTCGAGAAAGGGATGAAGAGTCACCCACCACGTGTTCAATCGACACACGATTTGAGAACACACGTCAAGGAAAACAGCCACCGTCTTTCCCGGGTGCCAGAGAGAGGCGCACAACGACGGAACTCCACAACCAGTAGAGACGAGCCGGGAAAGAAGCCACTCAAACAGAGCAACACTCACCAAGATCTGAGTCGTTAGCCTAGACTGACGAATCAAACGTTCCGTAAAAGAAATTAACCATCTTCAATCGAGCCTATCAACTTCAATTATCAATCAAAGGATTAGCCCAAGAGTCGGTTGAAACGAAGAACAACGCGAAACGTCGATCAAACTTAACCGGAGAAAAAACTCCGGGAGAAAGCCGGCGAAGATGATGCTACGGAAGCCATCACTTCCCGGAGGCAAAAGCCGGCGAAGACGGTGCAAAAGTGCCACCGCTTCCTAGAGTCAGAGCCCAAAGATCGGGAGTCTATGCCGGAAGAAACCATCGGCAATCAGAAAGAAGATCGCTCTCTCTCTCCTCTGTAAAAGATTTTAGAGAGGAAACAGAGATGAGAGAGAAAGCCTAGCTTTACAGATTTCTAAAATCTAAAAGAATTGATTGGTAATTTTTTGGTTTTCAAAGCTTTACACAACCACTGAGCCTCGCGACCCCGAACAACAATCAGACCCTCAATCGATGCAAATACGAGGTTGGATACAGATGAAAAACTATACAATTGAGCCCGTTGGTCTAAGAATAAAAGCCCAGCTAACTTGCAAGGCCTAGTTGGATACATCCGGTCCATTGATACGAATATTTTTATAACCACTATGGCTTATATGGACCCTCGCAACAATCTGTTTTATATACACTAGGTCGTTTTCGGCGTTACGCGCGGATTATTGCTATATAAAAACTTAGAATTTAAATTATTTTTTCAGTACCACATATTATAAAATGAGTTTTAGTTAACACAAACTGTTTATCATTTGCCATATTTAGTATAACATGGGGATAGGAGATGTTTGGTCGTTTAAATATTGTGTTGCGGAAAGCTTTACTTGTCATAAGATGCCAAGTTAACTGTTGCCTTTATGTATAAGAATTTTGTATTCCTCTTTATGAAGATTTGTATGATATTAATGGTGTTCCCAAAGTAAAAAAGCCTTCTTGATGCTGAGATGGAAAATTGTTAATTTCTTTGTAGTTTTGAAACAAATAACTAAACTGGATTTAATTTAATAAGTTTCTAGATTACATGGAAGCTTCATCGGGAGTCCATTTCCCCCTTCAAAACCAGAATCAGATCGGAACCTTGTGAACCTTACGGAATCTCGATTCAAATATATTGTGCCAATTATTTATGAAATATTAAAAGTAATCAATTAAATAATAGTTTCTTATAAACTTAATTTATTTGTATTGTCACAACTTTAATATGAAATCATTCAATGTTATTGTAAATAAATAAATTTTTTTATTTTGAATTTGAATCATATAATTTTAGTCATTATTTTTATAATTTTTTCTTATATCTGTATATATATAGATATACGCTTCCAACATGTATATGATTCATATTTTTTTTAAAAAAAGTTATTTTTCCGCTTATACACGGTTCCGCTTTTGCAACTCTTGTTACTATTATGACCTCATATTTTCTGTTTCTTATGATGAATTTATAAGAACATCAATTCACGTAGAAAGTTAGACTATTGTTGATCACCATTATCAACATTAATGTTTTTGTGTGAAAATAATATTTATTATTTTATGTGTCATTTGCACTTGTTCAAAAATAAATCAACCATCTCCATTTTTAAATCACCAAATATGAAAATAAAATCATTTTATTTGATTATTATAACACTTATTTTTGAGTTAATGGTAAAATAAAGAAAAATTTAAATAATTATGAAATTATATTGGGTAATTCTTCTAAATAGACCACTTTTAAGTTTTTGTCACAAAAATAGATCACAAAGAGGTAAATGACCAAAATATTTTATTTAATAGGTAAAAAGACTCTAATACCCTAGATATATTAAAAAAAAATAAAAATTTATAGTTTTAGATTATATGTTTTCAAATTCAAACTTTTATATTATTTTTTTTTGAATTTTTTTTATTTTATTTTCTAAATTTTCTTTTTGTAATTCGTAAAATACTTTTTAAAACTATTTTTAAATTTTTATTTTAAATTTTTATTTTTTATTTTATAAAATTTTAAACTTCAATCTCAAATCTTCACCCCTTAACTCTAAACCCTAAAGTTTGGATTAGTTAACCCTATGAGTATAAATGTATATTTACCTCTTTAATGAAGCATTTTGATCAATAGAATCTGTATTTGTGACAAAAACTTTTTTAGTTCTATCCTAGGGTATTTCCCAACTATATTAATCATTTAATTAATTTGATATATTTATATTACATGAGTTTTTATTATTCCCTCCAATCTGTCAATATTATTTTTCGTTTGTTCACAGATATTTAAAAATACATCAATTTTGTATAATGTATCACTTTTATAATTACCAATTTATAATAAAAGTAAAGAGAAATAATTTAAAAAAGATCATTTGATTTTCTTGAAATTTATAATTTACTATTATTAAATAAGATGAAACATATAGAGAATACAAAAATATATCTATTTGAAATAGTTTTTTTCCAAAACTTTATCTATATTTGGACAGAGGTAGTATTTGTTATTTATCGTTTTGTTATTTATTTATTATTTCTTTTCATATTTCCTTATATTTTTCCTATATATTTTTATAATTTTGCATATGTGTTTATAGATTATTTGTTAATTTACTTTGTGAAATGATATTATGTAATGTTTATGTTCTTGTAAATCAAATAAATTTGATGTTCGTCAAATAAATATAAATATTTAGTTAATTTATTTTAGCTAAGAGCATGACTTGTTTAGTAT is a genomic window containing:
- the LOC106301192 gene encoding probable inactive receptor kinase At5g67200, whose product is MSRKLFLFFLLHVSAGFSSSEPNYFNSLLPSDAVALLSFKSTADLDNKLLYSLTERYDYCQWRGVKCAQGRVVRLVLSGVGLRGYFSSATLSRLDQLRVLSLENNSLFGPVPDLSPLVNLKSLFLSRNEFNGAFPPSILSLHRLMILSLSHNNFTGQIPSGITALGRLTSLNLEFNRFNGTLPSLNQSFLTSFNVSVNNLTGVIPATPTLSRFEASSFKSNPGLCGEIINRACASSRSPFFGSSNKTTSSSSSSQAPLGQSAQAQNGGAVVISPVVSKKKGKENGLVLGFTVGLASLIVLGLCLVVFSLVIKKQNDNEIYEPSQKGDASSSSQQHQNQALSTRAVPVLNPNSNSSSVEKLQFRAAATEPQSRVPNSGNLIFCGGGEGGETSQGMYTLEQLMRASAELLGRGSVGITYKAVFDNQLIVTVKRLDAAKTAVTSEEAFENHMEIVGGLRHQNLVPIRAYFQSNGERLIIYDYQPNGSLFNLIHGSRSSRAKPLHWTSCLKIAEDVAQGLYYIHQTSSALVHGNLKSTNILLGHDFEACLTDYCLSVLTDSSSSNDDDPDSSSYKAPEIRKSSRRPTSKCDVYSFGVLIFELLTGKNASRHPFMAPHDMLDWVRAMREEEEGAEDNRLGMMTETACLCRVTSPEQRPTMRQVIKMIQEIKESVMAEENDPFQ